In one window of Ptychodera flava strain L36383 unplaced genomic scaffold, AS_Pfla_20210202 Scaffold_41__1_contigs__length_1339820_pilon, whole genome shotgun sequence DNA:
- the LOC139128022 gene encoding LOW QUALITY PROTEIN: fumarylacetoacetase-like (The sequence of the model RefSeq protein was modified relative to this genomic sequence to represent the inferred CDS: inserted 1 base in 1 codon) produces the protein MSFIAYGADCPFSIQNXPYGVFSTANNPRHRIGVAIGDQILDLSVVKDLFTGPVLSECRHVFDEAVLNSFMGLGQPAWSEARSTLQQLLSANEGTLRDNAELRAKAFVAQSDATMHLPADIRDYTDFYSSVYHATNVGIMFRGKENALMPNWKHLPVGYHGRSSSVVISGTPVRRPCGQMKPDETKPPVFGPCKLLDFELEMAFFTGPGNKLGQPIPVSQAHQHIFGMVIMNDWSARDIQKWEYVPLGPFLGKSFGTSISPWVVTMEALKPFIVANPVQDPEPLPYLKHDDQYNYDIKLTCAVKGESMSEPKVVSNSNYHYLYWTMKQQLAHHTINGCNVQPGDLMASGTISGPTEDSYGSMLELCWKGTKPVDMGNGEVRKFIQDGDEVILSGYCQGDGFRVGFGECKGKLLPANQM, from the exons ATGTCTTTCATTGCCTACGGTGCTGATTGTCCCTTTTCGATCCAAA CTCCGTACGGTGTATTTTCGACAGCTAACAAT CCACGTCATCGCATAGGAGTTGCTATTGGTGACCAGATCTTGGATTTAAGCGTCGTCAAGGACTTGTTCACAGGCCCTGTGTTGTCAGAATGCAGACATGTCTTTGATGAG GCAGTGTTGAACAGCTTCATGGGACTTGGTCAACCAGCTTGGTCCGAGGCCAGATCTACTCTACAGCAACTACTGTCAGCTAATGAAGGAACTCTACGAGACAATGCTGAGCTCAGAGCCAA GGCATTCGTTGCACAGAGTGATGCAACCATGCATCTACCAGCAGATATCAGAGACTATACAGACTTCTATTCATCCGTCTACCATGCTACAAATGTGGGTATTATGTTCAGAGGCAAAGAAAACGCCCTCATGCCAAACTG GAAGCATCTACCGGTGGGATATCATGGACGTTCATCATCTGTTGTCATATCAGGAACACCTGTCAGACGTCCTTGTGGGCAAATGAAACCAGATGAAA CAAAGCCACCGGTATTTGGACCATGCAAACTTCTAGACTTTGAACTGGAAATG GCATTCTTCACTGGACCCGGTAACAAGCTGGGACAGCCAATTCCAGTATCCCAGGCACACCAACACATCTTTGGAATGGTCATCATGAATGATTGGAGCG CTCGCGACATCCAGAAATGGGAGTATGTTCCCCTCGGTCCATTCCTGGGTAAAAGTTTTGGTACCAGCATATCGCCGTGGGTGGTTACCATGGAGGCATTGAAACCGTTTATTGTTGCTAATCCAGTCCAG GATCCAGAACCTTTGCCGTATCTGAAACATGATGATCAGtataattatgatatcaaaCTAACGTGTGCTGTgaaag GTGAATCCATGTCTGAACCTAAAGTTGTGTCCAATTCCAATTACCAC TATTTGTACTGGACCATGAAACAGCAGTTGGCGCATCACACTATCAACGGATGTAACGTACAGCCAGGTGATCTGATGGCGTCGGGAACCATTAGTGGACCG ACCGAAGACAGCTATGGTTCAATGCTTGAGCTTTGCTGGAAGGGGACCAAACCAGTCGACATGGGCAACGGAGAGGTCAGAAAATTTATTCAAGAcggtgatgaagtcatcttgtCTG GTTATTGTCAAGGCGATGGTTTCCGCGTTGGCTTCGGTGAATGCAAGGGAAAACTCCTGCCAGCCAATCAAATGTAA